CAGGAAGAAACAGAGGGGGAGACAGAGGAGAAGAGAAACTGGGAGACAGGAGAAGAGAAAGGGGGAGACAGGAAGAGCGGTAGACAGAGGAGAAGAGACAAAGGGGGAAAGAGAGGAGAAGAGAAAGGGGGAGACCGGAGAAGAGACAGAGGAGAAGAGAAAGGGGGAGACAGGAAAACAGGGGGAGACAGAGGAGAAGAGACAGGGGGAGACAGAGGAGAAGAGACAGAGGGGAGACGGAGAATAGACAGAGGAGAAGAAACAGGGGGAGACGGAGGAGAAGAGACAGGGGGAGATGGAGGAGAAGAGACAGAGGAGAAGAGACGGGGAGACAGAGGAGAAGAGACGGGGAGACAGGGGGAGACAGAGGAAAAGAGACGGGGAGACAGAGGAGAAGAGACAAGGGGAGACAGAGGAGAAGAGACAGAGGAGAAGAGACAGGGGGAGATGGAGGAGAAGAGACAGAGGAGAAGAGACGGGGAGACAGGAGAAGAGACGGGGAGACAGGGGGAGACAGAGGAAAAGAGACGGGGAGACAGAGGAGAAGAGACAAGGGGAGACAGAggagaagagacagaggaggagagacagaggagaagagACGGGGAGATGGAGGAGAAGAGACAGAGGGGGAGACAGAGGAGAAGAGACAGGGGGAGACGGAGGAGAAGAGACAGATGGGGAGACAGGAGAAGAGACAGATGGGGAGACAggagaagagacagaggaggagagaCGGGGAAACAGGAAGAGACAAAAGGGGGAGacagaggagaagagacaggaagagacagagggggagACAGGAGAAGAGGCAAAGGGGGAGAAAGAAGAGACAGAgggggagacagaggagagaaAGGGAGAGACAGGATGAAAAATAACTTGGTGACAATACATTCC
The nucleotide sequence above comes from Ranitomeya imitator isolate aRanImi1 chromosome 7, aRanImi1.pri, whole genome shotgun sequence. Encoded proteins:
- the LOC138646068 gene encoding octapeptide-repeat protein T2-like, with protein sequence MEEKRQRRRDGETEEKRRGDRGRQRKRDGETEEKRQGETEEKRQRRRDRGRWRRRDRGEETGRQEKRRGDRGRQRKRDGETEEKRQGETEEKRQRRRDRGEETGRWRRRDRGGDRGEETGGDGGEETDGETGEETDGETGEETEEERRGNRKRQKGETEEKRQEETEGETGEEAKGEKEETEGETEERKGETG